One genomic segment of Desulfovibrio sp. UCD-KL4C includes these proteins:
- a CDS encoding M15 family metallopeptidase — MNRRTFLKTLCTVTASATLFGAQTLAHASETPLSFEDHDLKDYLHNMANFDLPHTGDIILKNNLLTTLNSTLKRLKRIQKSVGFGNFSILSFDETLLYAKNNPSIESFTKKELNFLDYTFNFDATNYGFYGKRPIDEITSQVSKKDLVKISGTGNFLYRGQPYETYKSIKKLLGKKVYLTSGVRGVMKQFILFLAKASASNGNLSLASRSLAPPGYSFHGVGDFDVGERGLGAANFSSKFAKTETCMRLRNQGYLKLRYPKDNMLGVRFEPWHIKVKNFRP, encoded by the coding sequence ATGAACAGACGCACGTTTCTAAAAACGCTTTGCACCGTTACAGCATCAGCCACCTTGTTTGGAGCACAGACACTTGCCCATGCGTCAGAAACGCCCCTCTCTTTTGAAGACCATGACCTAAAAGATTACCTCCACAACATGGCCAATTTCGACCTGCCGCATACAGGCGATATTATCTTAAAAAACAATCTACTAACCACTCTTAACTCCACACTAAAAAGACTTAAAAGAATTCAAAAATCTGTTGGATTTGGGAATTTTAGTATACTTAGTTTCGATGAGACTCTGCTTTATGCCAAGAACAATCCTTCCATAGAAAGTTTTACCAAGAAAGAACTTAATTTTTTAGATTACACCTTCAACTTTGATGCAACCAACTACGGTTTCTACGGGAAAAGACCAATAGACGAGATTACATCACAGGTGTCCAAAAAAGACCTCGTTAAAATTTCCGGAACAGGTAATTTTTTATACCGCGGCCAGCCTTATGAAACTTATAAATCAATAAAAAAACTACTAGGAAAAAAGGTTTACCTTACCTCCGGAGTGCGAGGAGTCATGAAACAATTCATCCTTTTCCTTGCAAAAGCCTCAGCAAGTAACGGAAACCTTTCACTAGCTTCACGCTCACTTGCCCCTCCGGGATATTCCTTCCACGGAGTTGGCGATTTTGATGTCGGTGAAAGAGGACTCGGCGCAGCAAATTTCAGCAGTAAATTTGCCAAAACTGAAACATGTATGAGACTTCGCAATCAGGGATATCTCAAACTTCGCTATCCCAAAGACAATATGCTTGGAGTGAGGTTTGAGCCATGGCATATTAAGGTTAAAAACTTTCGCCCATAA
- a CDS encoding MucR family transcriptional regulator, with product MEDYLKEALEIVKAQASVRTMNEEEMTSMVRKLSAGIQSIAENTFPAKEEAPACDPKKSIKEKTIVCCECGKSFKIITKKHLASHDLTPDEYRTKHNLKKKTPLVCKSLQRERRKKMKEMQLWTKRGQ from the coding sequence GTGGAAGATTATCTTAAAGAAGCTTTGGAAATAGTCAAAGCACAAGCCAGTGTAAGAACTATGAATGAAGAAGAAATGACTTCAATGGTTCGTAAACTGTCTGCAGGTATTCAATCGATTGCAGAAAATACATTCCCAGCAAAAGAAGAAGCACCTGCATGTGACCCTAAAAAATCTATTAAAGAAAAAACTATCGTATGTTGCGAATGCGGTAAATCTTTCAAGATTATCACTAAAAAACACCTTGCTTCACACGACCTAACCCCTGATGAATACAGAACAAAACATAATCTTAAAAAGAAAACACCCCTTGTTTGCAAATCACTGCAACGTGAACGTCGCAAAAAGATGAAAGAAATGCAGCTCTGGACCAAACGCGGACAATAA